A genomic window from Bacteroidales bacterium includes:
- a CDS encoding response regulator transcription factor: MNNSYTILLVDDEPDIVEFLSYNLKREGFKVYSAGNGKDGVNIAKEIIPHLVILDVMMPGLDGIETCSELKKIPELNKTLIMFLTARGEDYSQIAGLDAGADDYVSKPVKPKVLISRINALLRRYSDEVVPQNSTIKIHDLIIDREKFVVIKQGQKIILPKKEFELLYLLASKPNKVFTREEILSNIWGYNVIVGDRTIDVHIRKVREKIGMEFVSTVKGIGYKFEN, encoded by the coding sequence ATGAACAACAGCTACACGATTCTTTTAGTTGATGACGAGCCGGATATAGTAGAATTTTTAAGTTACAACCTGAAACGTGAAGGGTTTAAAGTCTATTCAGCCGGAAACGGAAAAGATGGTGTTAATATTGCAAAAGAAATAATTCCTCATCTTGTTATACTGGATGTAATGATGCCCGGCCTGGACGGAATAGAAACCTGTTCGGAACTAAAAAAAATCCCTGAACTTAACAAAACGCTTATCATGTTTCTTACTGCCCGCGGAGAAGATTATTCGCAAATAGCAGGGTTGGATGCCGGAGCTGATGATTATGTTTCCAAACCGGTAAAACCCAAAGTACTGATAAGCCGTATCAACGCCCTGCTCAGAAGGTATTCGGATGAGGTGGTTCCCCAGAATTCTACTATTAAAATTCACGACCTGATAATAGACAGGGAAAAATTTGTTGTTATAAAACAAGGGCAAAAAATAATACTCCCCAAAAAAGAATTTGAATTACTATATCTTTTGGCATCAAAACCGAATAAAGTTTTTACACGAGAAGAAATCCTGTCAAATATATGGGGCTATAATGTTATTGTGGGTGACCGAACCATAGACGTTCATATCCGTAAAGTGCGTGAAAAAATCGGGATGGAGTTTGTTTCAACGGTGAAGGGTATCGGCTATAAATTCGAAAACTAA